From the Synchiropus splendidus isolate RoL2022-P1 chromosome 3, RoL_Sspl_1.0, whole genome shotgun sequence genome, the window TCTTGGCTGAGTGATGGATGGACTGACGGTTGGTCGCGGTTCAACTGAACCGTTCCTTCTCGCGCAAACAGGGGCGACAAACAGGTTGTTGTCCAGCCTAACTGGGTTAGGCTGCGCTGATCAAGCGGTTCGTCATGTGGGCACCAGTTGTTCTTGTCAAACTCGCGCTCTTACTTTGAAATGTGGAGAGCGGAAGCCAGGCTGAGTTTGCGTAACCGTGCTGCCGCTGGGAGTTGTAGTCCGTCAGCAGTCAGCGATTGATCGAACAccgtgatgacgtcacacgctGTCGTCATGAAGTCGTTCCGGATGCTTGAGCTGCCCGGGGGGTCGGGTGTCCCATGATCAAACATGACGAGACTTTTGAACAGCGGGGTGTGCTGCCCGCCTCTCCCGACCACTAGAGGCCGCTGTTCTCAGCTGCACCTGGCACTGGCAGAGCTGACTGGGAGTTTCTCTTTTGTTCTTCTCTTGTTCCAAAAACCACGACGTGCGATGGTCGTGtctccaggagtggagcctggcTTTTCTCTCGGACCAAGCGAAGGCAGGTGGGCGGAGCTGGTGTTCGGCCCGGTCGGTGAGGAGCTGACACCGTCCGCTGAACCGGCTGCCACACACGTGACTCGCGCGACGAACCACAGCCCCAGAAGCGACACTCATCCGCTGCCTGTCAGTGTCACTGATCCGAGCTCTCGTGGTCCGTAAACTCACTGGACAAACGTCACTTTGGCTTCGAAAGCCTTCAGTCATGATCGGAGTGGAGTTGTATTGGACCTCCAGGCCGCTGGAGGGCGAGCTGACACAGAAACCAGCGGTGGCTATGACGGACACCATGTTCTTCCAATCAGGTAAGCGGGCGTCATCCTAACGTCCAATGAGAGGAAGGTTGTCCCCAGAGATGGGCGGAAGCTCACGTCTCTTCCTGCTGTTGCCAGTGAAGAGCTTCGAGCGTCGGTGTGTGTTCGCTGTGGACGTGAAGCGCTCGTCCCAGTCGGAAACGCGTCCGTCTTCAGGGCTGCGCGGGATCTGAGCTTCGTGCTCGGAGCTGCTCAGATTAAAGTCCGTCTGTCAAGGTGAGGCTAGAGTCTGCTCAGCTAATGCTAACGCAGCATCCGGCTAACTGAGGATGCGCAGCGGCTTCATGTCTCCGACGtctcccccgccccctccccagGCTCGAGCGTCATGGCGGAAGTGGAGCTGTCGTGTCGGGCGTACGTGAAGATGTACCTGCACGCGTGCCTGTTCCCGCGCTGCAGCATCAACGGGCTGCTGTTGTCTTCCAGCCCGGCAGGTGGCGCCGTGAGCGTGACGGACTGTGTCCCGCTTCTGCACTCGCACCTGCCGCTCGCTCCCGTcacgcagctggcgctcacgcaGGTGCGTCAAGTGGCCCATAACACATGGTCTTCCCAGACACAACGCGCTGAAAACGAGTGTTGACTGAAAGTGTGCTGGAGTGAAGTGTCCTGGAGCCGCACCGGAGTTCTGCTCCAGGTGTCAGCGGGTGACCCGGGCCGGTTCTGACACGCGTCTGTTGCAGGTGGACGTGTGGTGCTCCCAGACACAGCAGAGGATTGTGGGATATTACCAAGCCAACGCCTGCGCGTCGGACAGCAGGTGAGTTCCGAGCGTGTGGGTGCCGCCCAGATGCTGAtgaactctggtttggtccctcGCAGCCCGACTCCCGGGGCGCTGAAGATCGCCGATAAAATCGCCGAGCAGTTCGACGCAGCAGTTTTACTGATGGTGAGTGACCGAGCCCGGTGCCGCCCGGGTCGGACCAGAACTCTGAGCGGTTCCTGTGCTCCACAGCTGGATGGCAGCAAGATGTGTCCCGACTATCGGGTTCCTCCCATCGTGGTGTACGAGCGCAAAGATTCAAGATGGACGCCCAAAGACAAACACACGTGAGTGAGGACGACGGCTCTGGGGCCGTGCCAGGACGCGTGTCGCCACCTGACGCCTCCCTGTGTGCAGGATCATGCTGCGCCAGTGGGAGGAGACCCGGGACGTGGCCGGGCAGCTGCTGGAGTCCGGCGACCACACGCTGCTGGTGGACTTCGACACGCACCTGGACGACATCACCCAAGACTGGACCAACCAGCGGCTCAACAGCCGGATCGAGGAGCTGACGTCGCCGGCCAACGGGAACGTCTGAGCGGAGCAGCGCTGACTCGGCACAGACGCACGCCCCGGAGCCGATTCGCCCGAGACCCGGCCCGGGTTCACAGCCGTAGATTGATGGGAGGGGGGgacgggtcatgtgacctgctccgAACGACGCTACACTTGGACTGTTTTTCCAGAGAGAACGGGGGCGGAGCTTTGTCCGGCCCGACCAATAAAATGCCTCACCGTCCTGCTGGTTCTGGCTGGTCTGTTCTAAACGCCGGTGCTGGTCGGGTGCTTGTGCGCTCTCCAGGTCTAGctcggccccggggcctcctcacCGAGTGACTCCTGAGGAGGAGCTGGGCAGGAGGATCAGGTGCAGCCCCACCAGCAGGAGGATcagcgtgacctctgacctcggtGCAGGGGGCGGGGCTCAGCTGCCGTCACTCACGCAGGCGCCAGAGACCACAGAGGCTTTTTATTCCACAGAGACGCACAGAGCAGTTTGTTAGTGTTGACGCTTCAAAtggtgaatgaatggatgaatgaatgtgtgGGGACGAAAGCATGAATCGCTGCTGGCTGGCTCAGGAGTCGGAGTCGGGCGTCACACTGACCAGGTCCAGAGTCACCTCCCCCTGTGGAGACTGACCCGCCAGAGTCTGCAGGAAGCTGATGGTTCCCAGGACGGAGCAGGTGTCCCGCAGCTGCTGCTCGGCCCACGACACGCCCACCTGCCggggagagggggggggggcacacGGCTGAGTGACACGCCCCCTGCTGCTTCTGTTCTGACTCAGTCTGGTTCTGTTCTGCACTGCTTCTGACTGAGTCTGCTTCTGTTCTGGACTGGTTCTGTCTCAGGATGGTT encodes:
- the emc9 gene encoding ER membrane protein complex subunit 9 encodes the protein MAEVELSCRAYVKMYLHACLFPRCSINGLLLSSSPAGGAVSVTDCVPLLHSHLPLAPVTQLALTQVDVWCSQTQQRIVGYYQANACASDSSPTPGALKIADKIAEQFDAAVLLMLDGSKMCPDYRVPPIVVYERKDSRWTPKDKHTIMLRQWEETRDVAGQLLESGDHTLLVDFDTHLDDITQDWTNQRLNSRIEELTSPANGNV